A window from Opitutia bacterium ISCC 52 encodes these proteins:
- a CDS encoding MBL fold metallo-hydrolase: MKPAFQKDEALLEDIDAARKDNSDTLYTWWLGQSGFLVMCGGKTVLFDPYLSDSLTRKYAEADKPHTRITELVVDPFQLRGIDFITSSHNHTDHLDQETLAALFEANPDTQFIIPEANRDFVATRMGCDPDWPIGMNDGISMEIDDVSFHGLASAHDELKTNDKGEHHFMAFVIQLGPWTIYHSGDTRLYEGLVDRLNQHSIDLAFLPINGYKPERRVAGNLNSEEAAQLAADCNIRTSIPHHYDLFEFNTADPIDFGTACAQHNVTCQILRNGERATLIK; encoded by the coding sequence ATGAAACCAGCTTTTCAAAAAGACGAAGCGCTGCTTGAGGACATTGATGCGGCGCGTAAAGACAATTCCGATACACTCTACACCTGGTGGCTTGGGCAAAGCGGTTTCCTTGTCATGTGCGGTGGCAAAACCGTGCTTTTCGATCCCTACCTATCCGACTCACTTACCAGAAAGTATGCCGAGGCTGATAAGCCTCACACACGCATCACCGAACTCGTAGTTGATCCTTTCCAACTAAGAGGAATCGATTTTATCACCTCGAGCCACAACCATACTGATCATCTCGACCAAGAAACACTGGCCGCTTTATTTGAGGCAAATCCTGACACTCAGTTTATCATCCCGGAAGCCAATCGCGATTTTGTTGCGACCCGAATGGGATGCGATCCCGATTGGCCGATAGGCATGAACGATGGCATCTCCATGGAGATAGATGACGTATCATTCCATGGTCTGGCTTCAGCTCATGACGAACTAAAAACCAACGACAAAGGTGAACACCACTTCATGGCGTTTGTAATTCAACTCGGCCCTTGGACGATTTATCATAGCGGAGATACACGACTCTATGAAGGACTCGTAGACCGCTTAAACCAACACAGCATCGATCTAGCCTTCCTCCCCATTAACGGTTACAAACCTGAACGTCGAGTGGCCGGCAACCTGAACTCCGAAGAGGCCGCTCAATTAGCCGCAGACTGTAATATACGAACCAGCATCCCCCACCACTACGACCTGTTCGAATTTAACACTGCCGACCCCATCGACTTCGGCACAGCCTGCGCTCAGCATAACGTCACCTGCCAAATTCTCCGCAACGGCGAACGCGCCACCCTCATTAAATAA
- a CDS encoding SIS domain-containing protein: MTPTQDYLEKSRGLIDTIAAQEDAIGTAADWFAETILAGRMVHLFGSGHSRIMPEEMWPRYGSFPGFNPIVELSLTFHNLVVGANGQRQAMYLENVSGLAEQILRNFDLSEHDSALVVSSSGCNRVPIEIAEGFQKAGIKVVAILSKQHSAASSTKDDRGKKLSDFADLVLDSGVPVGDAMVKIDGLDTPVSPGSTVAGCLLVNSIKAEVAKRLTDAGHPPKVLTAGAVIGSERANELFQSAYDEHGRLIAQYYSELGK, encoded by the coding sequence ATGACTCCAACTCAAGACTACTTAGAAAAATCCCGCGGCCTCATTGACACCATTGCCGCCCAGGAAGACGCCATCGGCACAGCAGCTGATTGGTTTGCCGAAACCATCTTGGCCGGTCGCATGGTCCATCTCTTTGGCTCCGGTCACAGCCGCATCATGCCCGAAGAAATGTGGCCGCGATACGGTTCGTTCCCTGGGTTCAATCCCATCGTCGAATTGTCCCTCACATTCCACAACCTGGTGGTCGGTGCTAATGGACAACGCCAGGCCATGTATCTGGAAAACGTCTCCGGGCTGGCGGAACAGATCCTGCGCAATTTCGATCTGAGTGAACATGACAGCGCACTCGTCGTATCCTCGAGTGGCTGCAATCGCGTACCGATTGAAATAGCCGAAGGCTTTCAAAAAGCCGGTATCAAAGTAGTCGCCATCCTCAGCAAGCAACATTCAGCCGCTTCCTCCACAAAGGACGACCGCGGTAAAAAGCTGTCTGACTTCGCTGATCTAGTCCTCGACTCGGGCGTACCCGTCGGTGATGCCATGGTCAAGATTGACGGACTAGACACACCCGTTTCTCCCGGTTCAACGGTCGCCGGTTGTCTGCTGGTCAACTCGATCAAAGCAGAAGTCGCCAAGCGCCTCACGGATGCCGGACACCCGCCCAAAGTCCTCACCGCGGGAGCCGTTATCGGATCGGAGCGCGCCAACGAATTATTCCAGTCCGCTTACGATGAGCATGGACGTTTGATCGCCCAGTACTATTCTGAATTAGGAAAGTAA
- a CDS encoding methionine synthase: protein MESTPLRTSVIGSYPFPGWLEFASQNLTQFGENDIKEMQDDAVIAAIHDQTTAGLDVITDGEQTRFDFNLSFYGYLEGIELESASPRIYGPPAHDQRGKHAISGELAAPNGLGAVEEFERLKRLAPEGQALKASIPGPFTLSGRLLPNDQYTNRYEITEALLPIVQKEIEALVEAGCEEICVDEPSMSCYAYKADPEVFVDLFNRTVEPAAGKIRVCSHLCFGNYKARGVGKRTPRAMFPAFLDMHVDEMHIETCTTNFVFLDLIEAISKKIDAAVGIIDVKSYYIETPEDVAAIIKRCLEFAPPERLVFAPDCGLSQTARWAAKQKLQNMAAGAKLVRKELGLPNA from the coding sequence ATGGAAAGCACACCTTTACGCACTTCGGTAATCGGCAGCTACCCATTCCCAGGATGGTTAGAATTTGCCTCACAGAACCTCACTCAGTTTGGAGAAAACGACATCAAGGAAATGCAAGACGATGCTGTCATTGCAGCTATCCACGACCAGACCACAGCTGGGCTCGATGTAATTACCGATGGCGAACAAACGCGTTTCGATTTTAATCTATCCTTCTATGGTTACCTGGAAGGGATCGAATTAGAGAGCGCCTCTCCACGCATCTACGGTCCTCCTGCTCACGACCAGCGAGGTAAGCACGCCATATCGGGTGAGTTGGCAGCTCCCAATGGTCTGGGTGCGGTAGAAGAATTTGAACGGCTCAAACGATTGGCACCTGAGGGGCAGGCATTAAAAGCAAGTATACCAGGCCCTTTTACACTCAGCGGTCGCCTACTCCCTAACGATCAGTACACCAATCGTTACGAGATCACCGAAGCTTTGCTTCCCATCGTCCAAAAAGAAATCGAGGCATTGGTTGAAGCTGGGTGTGAAGAGATCTGCGTCGATGAACCTTCCATGAGCTGCTATGCTTACAAAGCGGATCCTGAGGTGTTCGTAGATTTGTTCAATCGCACGGTGGAACCGGCTGCAGGAAAAATTCGCGTATGCTCCCATCTCTGTTTCGGGAATTACAAAGCACGTGGAGTAGGAAAACGGACACCACGAGCTATGTTTCCGGCCTTCCTCGATATGCATGTGGACGAGATGCACATCGAAACCTGCACCACCAATTTTGTCTTCCTCGATTTGATCGAAGCCATCAGCAAGAAGATCGATGCCGCGGTCGGCATTATTGATGTAAAGAGTTACTACATCGAAACTCCTGAAGACGTAGCAGCCATCATTAAACGCTGCCTAGAATTCGCTCCACCCGAGCGCCTCGTATTTGCACCGGATTGTGGGCTTTCTCAAACCGCCCGCTGGGCAGCCAAACAAAAGCTACAAAACATGGCAGCAGGTGCTAAGTTAGTTCGCAAAGAATTGGGCCTACCCAACGCTTGA
- a CDS encoding aminoglycoside phosphotransferase family protein — protein sequence MTPESIAAEFDVHGQVVTVLNIDTGNVNDTYRVITRTSFSETQFVLQRINHHVFPKPDLVMSNMRAITDYAHKRLDEQASKSNRIWQLPLVMKTKDGKDFFVDAEGNYWRALSMISSATSHEQVLNVEHAHEAGYVLGHFQKTIADFPVDELGDTLPGFHITPSYLAYHDEVVQTEYAQDRLKGSSEARRVEAYIQERREFASVLEDARERGELKVRAIHGDPKITNIMIDDITGKGTAIIDLDTVKPGLIHYDIGDSVRSSCNPAGEEEKDLSKVFIDLDSFEALMKGYQKQAGEFLTDADQHYMYDSIRLLTFELVIRFFSDYLAGDVYFKTDYESHNLNRARVQMKLCESIEARESMIRRILDKV from the coding sequence ATGACCCCCGAATCTATTGCTGCAGAATTTGATGTGCACGGACAGGTAGTGACTGTGCTCAATATTGACACTGGAAATGTCAACGACACGTATCGAGTCATCACTAGAACGAGTTTCTCTGAGACACAATTTGTTCTCCAGCGTATTAATCACCATGTGTTTCCAAAGCCCGACCTGGTGATGTCGAATATGCGTGCCATTACTGATTATGCGCATAAGCGATTGGACGAGCAGGCCAGTAAGTCTAATCGAATTTGGCAATTGCCTCTCGTGATGAAGACCAAGGATGGAAAGGACTTCTTTGTCGATGCTGAGGGGAATTATTGGCGTGCTTTGTCGATGATTTCTTCAGCAACATCCCACGAACAAGTGCTTAATGTGGAACATGCGCATGAGGCAGGCTATGTGCTTGGACATTTTCAGAAGACCATTGCCGATTTTCCGGTGGATGAACTGGGCGATACCTTACCTGGGTTCCACATAACGCCCAGCTACCTGGCCTACCATGACGAGGTTGTTCAAACCGAGTATGCTCAGGATCGATTAAAGGGATCATCTGAAGCCCGACGTGTAGAGGCTTACATTCAGGAGAGACGCGAATTCGCTTCTGTTTTGGAAGATGCTCGTGAACGAGGTGAGTTGAAGGTCCGAGCGATTCATGGTGATCCCAAGATTACCAATATCATGATCGACGATATTACGGGGAAGGGAACGGCGATTATTGATCTGGATACGGTGAAGCCAGGATTGATTCACTACGATATAGGCGACAGTGTGCGTTCGTCCTGCAATCCTGCTGGAGAAGAAGAGAAAGACCTGAGTAAAGTATTTATCGATTTGGATTCGTTTGAAGCCTTGATGAAAGGCTACCAAAAGCAGGCTGGGGAATTTCTTACGGATGCAGATCAGCACTACATGTATGATTCCATACGGTTACTGACCTTTGAATTGGTGATTCGATTCTTCAGCGATTATCTGGCCGGAGATGTATATTTCAAAACCGATTATGAATCGCATAACCTCAATCGTGCACGGGTGCAGATGAAGTTGTGTGAAAGTATTGAGGCCCGCGAGTCTATGATTCGCAGGATTTTGGACAAAGTGTGA